ATTGTGACATCTTTTATAACATATGCCAAAAGTACATTCTTCCATTCTACTTTTATTAGTTAGCATGCCATTAGTTCTTCAGACTTTTTCTTAGTTACTTAAAAGGAGATGTTATATGCAGTGATGAACAGAAGTTTATCAAAGGTCAAATGATAGACTATCAACCAGGGTCAATCTTACTTGTGTTTGACTTTTAGCTGTGGAAGAGGAGTGGTCCCAGTTCATCTCCATTCTCTAGCCCAGCCTCATCCCGCTCCCAGACACCAGAGAGGCCAGCAAAGAAAGTCAGGTAAGGTGatcaggtccatctagtcaaggctatgggtttcccagtagtcatgtatgggtgtgagagttggactgtgaagaaagctgagtgctgaagaactgatgcttttgaactgtggtgttggagaagactcttgagagtcctttggactgcaaggagatccaaccagtccatcctaaaggagatcagtcctgggtgttcattggaaggactgatactgaagctgaaacttcaatacttgggccacctgatgcgaagagttgactcattggaaaagaccctgatgctgggaaatgttgagggcaggaggagaaggggacgacagaggatgagatggttggatggttcaccaactcgacggacttGAGTTTGGCTAAACTCTgggaagtggtgatggacagggaggcctggtgtgctgcagtccatgaggtcgcaaagagttggacacaactgagcaactgaactgaatccattaTTAATTGCTGCATGGATTAATGAGAGGGGCAGGAAAGGAGGGACATTTACTTGGCTCCTGGGTTTTCCTCAGCTCTGATTTGGAGGACTGAAGAATCAGCATGTAGACGACAGTGAACTGCCCACCTGAGTCGCTCTCATCTCTCCCCATTCTTTTGTTCCCAGCTGTAGAGACCGCGGGCTCTCTCCCCCACACTGTAGCATGAGTGGTGGGGGTGCAGGAGTAGAGACTGCACAGAACAGGGCAGACAGAGTGAATGATGTCAGTGGGCAGCAGACTTCACATTCTGGACTCCAGCGGACCCTCTGGGCACCTGCGGTCAACTGTAGGGATCAGGCCTGTGACTAGAGCTTttaggaacttggtgggctgtaAGTAAGGTTTTGAAAAGTGTTGATTTGTGGTGGTTTTTTAAGACAAAGGTTTCTCCATGGCTTCCATAAACTGCCTCCATTCATTTCTATTGGGATTTTCTTttggcttctattttttttttgtcctggcCTACTGAGGTCCTAAATCATGGTGGTTCTAGACTAGTTGGTAGGCAAGCAGGTACAGGAAGTTATCCAGTACTTTCTGTCAGCAAGTCTTTCTAAACTTAATTGTGCCTTTTTCTCCTGCAGAGAAGAGGAGCTTTCTCATCATTCTAGCTCTTCAGCTCCGTTGGTAACAGACAAGGAGTCCCCGGGAGAAAAGGGTAAGTTGATGAGTGCACTAGAGCAGCTGTTGGTGGAAGTATCCAGCACTGCCTTgtgaagggcctggtgggcacaGAGAAGGATGCTTCTGTCTTTCAGAGGTTTATAGTCAGGTAAGGGAGAAAGGTGACTCAGAGAAATACAGTAGAATACGTGATGACAGTAGGCTATGGATAAGTTTAGGTTGAGGTATCTGTGAGCAGTCCAGATGACTGTTGTCCAGTAAGcagttttctgggcttccctggtggctcagtggtgaagaatccacctgctaatacaggagacacaggtttgatccatgggtcgggaaggtctggagaaggaaatggcaacccaccctagtattcttgcctgaaaaaccccatggacagaggaccctggcaggctacagtccagagagttgcaaagagttggacatgactgaacaacagcagaagTAGTTGGATACTTTGATTTGGAGCAATTCTCCCTTTATATCCTCTTGACTGTTGGAAATAATCTAGCAAACACCATCCAAGAGCCCAAATCATGGAAAATAGAATCTTTCAGAGATACCCAATGAAAATTCAGTGTTAAAAACAGGAGATAGATAACCTGTCCATTTctggcagagaaaaagaaaattctttctttctttctttagttgcCGATCCAACCACGTGGAAGAAGCAGAACTCATGGAATTCCCCATCAACACCTGGCAGCTCCGGGCAGCGTAAACGGAAGGTTCAACTGCTGCCCTCTAGGCGAGGAGACCAGCTGACCTTGGTATGGTCCTGTCCCTCTACTTCTGCCCACCCCAGCTTAGCTCTACCTTAAGAAGGCTAAATACAGGATTCTTACAGTTTCTCCTGATTGacaacttctttttctctttggtagCCTCCACCTCCCCAGCTTGGTTATTCGATCACTGCTGAGGACTTGGACTTGGAAAAGAAAGCTTCGttacaatggtttaacaaggtcttagAGGATAAGACTGGTAAGGAATATAAATCAGTTGCACACTCCAGAGAGGCTTTGTATCCTTGGGTTTTATTTTGGTCTTTCTCATGTGGGAAATCCATTTGGGCCCTCAGTGGAATCTGGAGAACGGTGAGCATTGAAGGGAGACCTTTGTGAGTTGTACCGAGGCCCCGAACTTCCCATGCTCCATGATCTGCAACTGGAAAGAGTTCCCAAACAGTGTCATCTTTTCTTTCATCCCTAGACGCTGCCTCGACCTCTGTTACCGAGGCCCCACCTGCCAGTCAGTCTTCCTTCACTTTGACCCTGCCTGCCGCTGGGACTGCTTCATCCCCAACCTCCCTCCAAGCCCCCAGCGCTAACACCCTGTTGGAGAGCTTGAAGAAGATGCAGAATTCCCCGGGGCTACCTTCCCTCCCTGGTGAGTGGGAGAGcttactttgttttgtttgttttttggccgcaccacacagcttgtaggatcttagtcccctgaccaggcatcaaacccagagaccgctgcagtggaagcgtggagtcctagcTACTGGACTGCCAGCGAGTTCCCAGGAGAGCTTCTTCGGCGCGTGTAATGACATCAGCTTTTGTTTAGGTAGAAGTAAAAGCTccaggacttcgctggtggtatATGGGTAAGAAgagtctacctgccagtgcaggggactcagggtttttttttttttaattattttaattggaggctaattactttacgatattgtggtggtttttgccgtacattgacatgaatcagccacgggtgtacatgtgaggggactcagatttgatccctggtctgggatgattccacatactgcagggcagctaagcccacatgctctaggacctgtgagccacagctactgaatctTGGTTGCCTGGAGCCCCTGgttcacaacaaaagaagccaccacagtgagaagcccacgcaccacaaccagagagtagcccccgctcacggccactagagaaagcccatgcgcagcaGCAAGGCCCAACACAGCCAAGTCATTcaacaaaaaaagttttttaagaagtaaaagcACTATGCTCATCAATTCCTGGAAATTGTTCCAAAGGTTGACCCTGTTCTAGCTCCTCTAACCAGAGCTGGTGCAGCCTTAAGAGCTTTAGAAGCTGTCATCAGTTTTAGGGAAGGGCTGCAACACTCAGAGGCAGCTGCAACACTGCTGAGGGAGGCAGCTTAGTTTTGGTCGCCAAGTGGCTCTTGATTTGAAACCCAGTCCCTCAGCTCCTCTGAGCCTTGTTTGTCGTCATCTGTAAGATGAGAAAATAACGCTGACCTTGTGAGGTGTCCCGGAAGTGTCAGTGATCACATGGTTAGGATGTCTTATCCCACACTTAGACTACGGTCAGAAGGTAACATTACTCTTCTCGAAGTTTCCAGGGTCTGCTGCTGTTCAGCCTTCCTGGCACTGCATATACACACTCTCCTCTGCTGCGCTTTATCGTGTCGTAAAATGTGTCAGGCATCCAGATGGCTCAGAGACCATCTCCTCATTCACGGTTGTGTGCTCTCTACTTGCACCTTGTGGGTCAGTATAGCACAGTGCGTCTCTGTTAGCTGTGTAAGGTGTATCTAGATTATTGACTGGACTTAAGTTCAGGTGATtggcattttctttgtttctatatgTGTTATCCCCAGCGGGGCCCACGTTTTATCCTCTTCTGAAATCTTTCTTATGATCTGTGAAGGGTAGAGATAACGAACACTGGCCTATTTTCAGGaatgaacactttttaaaagttctgtgACATGGATTTAGTCGTAATTGTTGACTGTTGAATCCCGAGCACTGTGCTGGGCTTTGAGCACCATCACATCTGAAGTATTCCAGatttgccttctccactttctttCTCCACAGAGCCTGCTGGAGTGACCACCCCCTGTGGCCGATTCGCCACACCGTCACATCTGCAGTATTCCAGATTTGctttctccactttctttctcCACAGAGCCTGCTGCAGTGACCACTACTGTGGCCGATTCACCCCCAAAGACACCCAGTCCTCTGGCCTCTCTGAGCTCCTCACAGTCAGGAGCACTTCCAGCCACCTCCTCCGACTCCAGATCCACCACTGCTCTCTTGGGGCTGACCCGGGCTTCTTCCCCAGGACCCGTCACCGATGCCGCCAAGTCCCCTCCGGCCCCTTCAGCTGAGACATCCACCAAATCTCAGGCCCTGTCCACCCCGCCTCCCAGCCCCAAGCAGAGCATCCTGTTTGGAATGCTGAGCACCCCAGCTGCTAACCCTCCTGCCTCTGTAGCCCCTGCTATGTCTTCAGCATCGCCCATGTTCAGGCCCATTTTTGTGGCCCCCCTGAAAAGCGAGAGTGGGGACCCCTTGCCCTCTAGCCCTTCCACGGTCACGGCTGTAGCATCTTCTAGCTCGGCCCTCCCCACGACTACCAGCAGCACAGGCCCCGCTTTCAAGCCAATCTTTAGCAGTGTGGGGCCACCCACATCTGTGCCCGGGCTAACTCCCTTCTTCAAGCAAACAGCTACTCTGGCCACTACCACGAGTGCCCCTCTCTTCACCGGCCAGGCCACTGCCGCCTCCACAGTGACTTCCGTGGCCACAGCCAGCACCTCCACAGACCCTGCTCCGAAGCCCTCGTTCAGCTTCGGTGTGAGCAGTGTGCCCAGCACCGCTGCTTCCGCCTCCCAGCCCTTCCTCTTTGGGGCTCCCCCGACTTCCGGTGCCAGCTCCACCCCAGCTGGGGGCTCCATATTCCAATTTGGCAAGCCTCCCGCCATGCCCACCTCCACATCAGTCACCACCTTTGGCCAGTCGCTTCCCAGTGCCCCTCAGACagcccccagcagcagcagcagcagcagcagcagcagcagcagcactggctTCAGCGGTTTTGGCAGCAGCCTCAGCACCTCCGCTCCAGCCACCACCGGCCAGCCCACGCTGACGTTCAGCAGCACCGCCACCCCAGCCTTCAACATTCCCTTTGCCTCGGGCACCAAGCCCACTCTCCCATCCTACCCGGGCGCCAACCCCCAGCCCACCTTCGGGGCTGCCGAGGGGCAGCCGCAGGGGGCTACCAAGCCGGCTCTCGTGCCCAGCTTTGGCAGCTCTTTCACTTTTGGAAACTCTGCAGCCCCAACCCCGACTGCGACCCCAGCGCCGACCCCAGCCCAGCCAGCGTTTGGCGGCACCGCTCAGCCGGTGTTTGGCAGTCTGAAAGCCACACCCTCTGCCTTCGGCACCTCCACCAGCACCCGGCCAGCCTTTGGCAGCACCACAGCTGTTTTCTCGTTTGGTGCGGCCACCACCTCTGGCTTTGGCGCTACCACCCAGACTACCAGCAGCGGGACCAGCGGCTCAGTGTTCGGCGGTACAACACCGTCGCCCTTCATGTTTGGGGGACCAGCCACCCCGGCTGGGAGTGGGGCCTTCGGGATGAGTGTGGCCACCCCGGGCACCAGCGCTGCCTCTGGAGCATTTGGCTTCGGGGCAGGACAGAGTGGGACCACTGGCAGCACAGCGCCTTTTGGGGGAGGCTTGAGTCAAAACAGCTTGGGCACACCCAACCAGACCACATCCTTTGCCTTCAGTGTGACCAGCACACCGGACAGCAAACCTGTGTTTGGAGGTACGATCCCGAGTTGACTTGGCCCACGGGGCAGTGTCCACTTGTTGGAGCTTTATATAGGGGTAGTGAGGAGACGGGCGTTAAATGTGTCAATACACTATCAGTTTCTTGGTAAGATCTGTGATTACTGAGTGCAGAGGAATGCCTTTCTGAGAAAGTAACACACTTACTCTCTGAGACTGTGACGAGAAGGGTTTGGGGTGTGGGTGGAGGCGGGTGTGAGAGGGCCCCGCAGGACCTCCCGAGTAGTTGCTTCGTAGGCGGGGAGATGGTATAGGCTCACAGGCAGTGTCACACACTCTGTGGTTGTGAGTGAGGCCTGTCAGCACTGTTGTTCCCAGCCATGTTCAGTTGTGAGATGTAGGCCTACATTAAGTGGTAGCTGGTGAAGCCAGCCTGTTGAATCTGAAGCAAGTACAGTGGGAGGGGCGGTGGGCAGGTGTTCTGgggggctgaggggaggggaggtctgGAGCAGTGGTGGTGacgggtgggaggggagggaaagcCTGAGTGGCAGAAATCTGCCTTCCACCCCCGCCAACGCCCCCCAGCCAGCCGCCTCCTACGTGAGGGAAGGCAGGGCTGAAGGGACGGCAGGACTGGGTGGGGAGTCCCAGGGGACCCTCAGGGCGGAGAGGGGAGGACAAGCGAACGAGGAGAGACGCAGCGCATCTAGTCCTGACGGGGGCGCAGGTCGTCGGGCTCCGGCTGAAGGCAGAGGTCCACTGAGTCGGCCCCTGTGCTGGGTTTGTTGGCTGAGGCAATGCAGGGGCCCTGCTCCTTAGGTGGCCAAAAGCCAGCCCTGCCGTGGCACCGCTGGTGGCTGGGAGGCTCGCCCGGGGTAGCGGGTGTGAAGGTCAGTGGGGGGACCCAGAGCCCAGGCGTCCTGCGGGAAGGCCCTGCCAGGAGCCGGGCTCCCTCGAGGCTCCTCCCCCACTGCCTCCCAGCCTGGTCCctacagctctctctctctctccatcctagGCACCTCCACGCCCACCTTCGGTCAGAGCACCCCAGCCCCTGGGGTGGGAGCAGCTGGCAGCAGCCTCTCCTTTGGGGCATCCTCAACACCTGCCCAAGGCTTTGTCGGAGTCGGACCTTTTGGTAAGTGGCCAGTGTGACCTCGTCTCCTCTCtgaagaggggtggggtgggctggcaGCATCCAGCTGTCCAAGGCCCATCCAGGAGTCCAGCACCACCCACGTTTGGAGTTGGGCAACTGACCATTCGGAAGCCAGGTGAAAATGCTGGTCCAGGCCTTGTTCCCAGACTGTCTGTGGTCTtgtgattttgcatttttaaccAGCACCTCTCCCAGAGGGATTGCCGTTATCCAATGCCCACTGACAGCATTTAGAGAAGTGCTCCTGGGTCCCAGCCGCCCTGATGAGATCTTGTTGAATCTTTCCAGGATCGACAGCCCCTTCCTTTTCCATTGGTGCGGGATCCAAGACCCCAGGGGCTCGACAGCGGCTACAGGCCCGGAGGCAGCACACCCGCAAGAAATAGCCTTCGTCCCTCACCCAGCCCCCCACCACCCCTTGCCCAAATCCAGACCTCGGCACCTGCTAGGAAGAGCCTCTGATCCTTCTGGTTCCGCCACGCAGACCAACCCCAGGCCTCTGGCTTCAGCCCGCAGGGAGGTAGTGGCAGCGCCAGGGGCTGTTTCCCTCTCTCAGGAAGCAGAAGCCCCAGGTCGGGGGGGTCATGGGGGGAGGGATGTGGCAGGGCAGAAGCTGTTACCTTACTTGAACAGTTGAACTGGTGAAGCTGGAGAGAACTAAAGAAACATCTGTACATACTGTCCACTTCCTTCCCCAACGCTCGTGTAGTGTGTGAGCTCAGGCAGGCAGCCCgctgcccacctcctccccaacAGCCATCTTGGCCGGAGGCCAGCAGGTCAAGCCCTGCTGCCTGCATCTCTGTGCACTTGATGGGTTGGGGTGGACCGTCCCCGAAGCCGCACCGGGCTTGGCTTGGCTGTACAAGTGGCTTTCCCCCTCCAGTCCCATGAGGGGACTGTTTCCCCACTTCTTGCTGCTTCATCCCTCACCGGTTCCTTGCAGGGtcaattccttttaaaatgatcctgagTCTAGCTTTGCCTTGGAGACCCCAGCGGGTGCAGCTCCTGCTATTCCACTTCCTCCTGCCAAGTCCGAGCCGACCTTTCACCCCCAACCCGCTCTGCCAGTTTGGCCCCTCAAAGCTTGGTGGCTCAAGACTGTTAGCCTGGCAGACCCAGGGGTGGTACCTCCCTCGGGAGAGGGAAGCTCTTGGCACAGGCAGGACACACCGCACACACACAGCCGCCCCACCCCGCTGCTTTCAGCTGCCTGCTCACCCACCGTCCCCATTGGCCTCCCGGGCCCGTCTGCCTCTGCGGGATCGTCTGTTTAAAGCTTTGTCCTGTGTTACTTTGTCTGATGCTCATGTCTGTTGCTCTTTGAATCGAGTTTGGAGGAAGAATTGAATTGTGTGAGTGGCGGCATGTTGGTAGTGCCGGACTTAACTGTTGCTCAAGTTTCTGGGGCCTCGCTCATCGAGTGTGGGAAGTGGCACCACTCTGTGGCTCCAAGTGCCAAGTCTTGAATTCTCACATGGTGTTTCGACTTTAAAGGGCTGGCAGCCCAGGAGGACGGGGCCATGGGGAAGGGCTTCTGCCCTATGCTCGCTCTTTCCCACCTACCTGACCTCAGTGTCTGTAGTATGTGGTAGAAACCCTAAATTAAcgaaccactttttaaaattgccgtcttcctcccttccttcccttcccttctccctttgtTCCCAACCCAAGCCCCTTACCCCAGGCCCATGAGCCTTGCTGCCATGCCCATCCTCTTTGGGAGAAGTATGAATGCGTGTgtctaaattaaaagaaaaaaaatatttaaacattttttaacaataaaaatttatttttgtatttaagctAAATTGCCTTTTAAATTCCTTCAAGCTTGGTTCATTGAGGTGGTTCAGTATAAATGCTATTTGACTAGAGATTAGTTGTGTAGAGTTAAGTTATGCCTGTGTGAAGAAGAGGCTCAGGTGCTGTCCCGGCAGCATTCCTGAGGGACTTGAGCTCCTTctggaaacagaaaaatgtaattcttattttatgaatAATGTGACGTAGGTGTAACTAGTCCCCTCCCCTTTGTGACTGAGGGTGAATGGTTCGTGGCGGGGGACACGCCTCCACACCCCGAGAGCTCTGTTGCATGTGGAGCTGGGTGGGGGCCTGAGTCCCGGGTACCTGCTCGGATGGGAGGGAGCGGGCACGGGTCTAGAAATCAGGCTGCTGCCTATACCTCACGGAAGGTAGACCCTCGGCTCGATTACCTCAGCTCCACAGGCAGGACAGCTGGTCCAGGAGCCCCCGCCCTAAGTGTGAGTGCGTGAATGTGGGTGTGGGCACGTACGTGCACTGGACAGGGACGGGAGGCTGGGACTTTCCACTATAAACAAAGACTGAATTCCTGTGAGTCCAGTTGGGATTTTtagtatgaatgtgagatttttCTTCTTGCTTATGTCATTAAGAATAAAAAAACTGTGATCTATCGTAGACTATGTCCTGCGTTTATTTTTGTGAGCAGCAGTGCGTCTCACCCACAAAAGCACAGCCCAGGGAAGGGACCCAAAGCAGAGGAGTGTCCCGTCTCTCTCCAGCTGGAGGAACGGGGTTCCTGGTCTTCTTCCTCCAGCCATAACCAGACTGCCACCTGGGGCCGAGGCCCTGAGAGGCGTCGGCGCTCTACGCCCGCTAAGTGCCAGGGGTAGCCGCCGCTTTCCGCCGCCTCTTCTTCCCctttggggctgggctgggcgtcAGCTCTGAGGCTGCCGCTTCAGCCTGTGAAACAGAGCTAGAAGAAAAGTAAAGGGGGTGAGATGTGCCCCAGTCCTCCAGCCTCTTCCAGGTAGGCCCCCCGGTCACTCACCTCGGCACCTCTACCCGTTCAAGCACCGCGATGAAGAAGCCACCGGTGAGCGTGGTCTCGGGGGAGGCCCGGAGGCAGTGTTCAGCGCCTGGAAAGGCGCCGAGGCCTCGGTGCGGCCAGGAGGGGAGGACGGCAGCCAGCCTGCAGGCAGGCGTTGGGATGGGCTTCTAGGTCAgaggcagccccctccccaagGCCCTGGTGGACACCTACTACCTGAAGGCCCCCAGGCTCTGCTGCAGGGCGGCGCACACCACGTCTTCATTCTCTTCCTGGCAGACGGAGCACGTGGAGTAGACGAGGCGTCGCAGGGCGGGGAACCTGAGTGCGTGGCTCAGCGCCCGCTGCTGGAAGGCAGCCAGTGCTCGCAGGCGCTCTGGGCTCGGCATGCCAGCCTTGGGCTCCTCCAGCTGTCTGCTGGGCATCCCTAGGGAAGAGTGCTTTCAGCACAGCCAGCCTGGAAGAGCAGGTCCCGCTTCCAGGAGAGCACGTCTGCCACGGGTCACAGGAACCAAACCTCAGGCCGGGACAACCGACCACCCCTCACGCCCCAAGGTTGCCCTGGGTCCGTGAGCCCTGGGCCGTGCTCCCCGCCATCTCACCAGAGCCGCTACAGGAGGGATCCAGCAAGATGTACTGGACCTGACAGTAACGCTGGTCTGAGGGCGAGACCGTCAGGAAGTCCTGCTCGGCCAGCTCGCAGCAGGAGACCCCCGCCCGGGCCAGCAGGGTAGCCATAGACGCCAGTCGCTTGGCATCCTGGTCAAAGGCAAAGATCTTCCTAGGGAGGAGGGCAGAGTtgaagtgaactgagaacttaaTGGAGCACGTAAGAGCCCACAGCTCTGACACAGTAACACGTACGTGAAGTCAGGACACACAGACTATTTAAATGTCTTTAACTTCTAAAAAGCTCAGTGGTCAGAAATAGCTGGCCTGGGCTCTGTGCTCCGAGGGCTCAGGGACTCATCTCACACCTGCCGCCCACTGGGAAGCTTAGGGAGCTGCCCTAGGTCCAGAAGGGAACACTGAAAGGCAAGGCCTCCTTTCGGCCTGCAGGACTTCCTGGAATAAGTGTTCCTTATCTCTTCCTACAAAGTACGGGATCAGATCCCACCCCACTCCTGTCTGACCATGGCACTCACCCTTGGTTCTTGAGAAGAGCAGCCAGGTGACTGGTCTTATTGCCTGGGGCAGCACATGCATCGATGACGTGGGACCCTGGGGGCGGAGCCAGCAGCATGGCCGGGAGACAACTTGCCTGGCGGCGCAGAGCACAGGGGCTGGGTGAACGGAGGCCCCAGGCTGACCACCCCCCACCTGCTTCCCCCCTTTCCACCCATCCTCCCTACCTTGTCTTGCAGGATGAGGTGACCGGCTTGGTACAGCGGATGGTCATGCAGATCTGTCTGGGCAGGAAACACAAGCAACTCTGGCAGCAAGGGATCCAGGAGAAAACACTTCCCTTTGAGGGCCCTGATGTCATCGAGGCTGCCAGGGAATACGAACTGCTTATTCCACATTTTATGCCTCCCTCCATGCCAGGTACCAGCCAGGCACTTCACACGTCACCTGACTGCTTACTGGTGTGACAAAAGCTTAAAACTGCTGTGAGTATATTAACACGCTGATAAGACAGAGGCAACAGTTCAGAGAATGGGGTTCTCAGGCAAGACTCTGTGTCCAGAAGATGCCAGAGGTGGAGGCATGGGCACCTCAGCCTCTGTACTTCTCGAAAACGGTAGGTATTAAATGACGTGCAAACCTCGTAGGAAAAGATTTCGCACACATTAGGCTCGCAACAGCCAGTACTATCAGAACATAACCCTGTGGGGAAAGGCCTGGTACAGGGAGGTGAGTACTGAGTCGATTCCTGATGGATGAATTAGTACCCAGAGGAGCTGAAGTGAAAACTTTGTTCACTAAACTATGGAAAAGCACTGTCCATTCACTTGCCCCATGTAGAAAACATCAGAGAATAACAACTCAGATGAGAAAGCTAACAAGCAGTGGAGAGaaaaagtgagtcactcagccgtgactgactctttgagaccccctggactgtagcccaccaggctcccctgtccatggaattctccaggcaagaatactggagtgggaagccattcccttctccaggggatcttcccaactcagggatcaaacccaggcctcccacattgcaggcacattcttgaccgtctgagccaccagggaagcctgacaagtAGCTGGCATCCAAACCAACACACAGCCATCCTCCACCACCCTGGTATCTAAGCGACACGCTGCAGGCCGACAGGGAGACATCTGCAACAGATAAGGGCGATGGAGGGAGAGGACGCCGCTTCCCAGAGCGGTGAGGGGACAGAACAGGAGGCAGGAGCAGGGGCGGGGCGGCCACGGAGCAGCAAGCACCGCGGGAACACAGGTGCACAGCAGACGCGCCTGGAAGGGGCAGGGAGGCACAGCCCAGCGGAGGGCCAAGGGTTTTCAGTGAGGGAGTAAAGCGTCAGATCTGCGTTCAGAACTTTCTGCAGCCGACACAGAGAGGACGAGTGTGACAGCAAAGTCTGGACGTGGGGAGGCCGGCTGAGGGTTCTCGTGCCAGCCACGACAGGATATGATGCTGAAACCTAGGCAGTGTCCAGAAGGAGAGACTCTAAAGGCAGAGCAGTGAACGCCCAGACAGACAGGAGGGAAGCGTGTACAATGACTCAGTTTCGACTTTGACCAAATGGGTGCGCAATAGTGACATCTGTTAAAACAGGGAATGCACAAGATGCCAAGTTTAGGGATGCCAGGATGTAAAGTAATCGATGTGTGATATACCACAAACAGGACAAAAATCACATAaccatctcaacagatgcagaaaaggcatttgaaaaaaatcagcatccactcatgataaaaattctcatcaaACTTGGTACTGAAGGAACATATAGCAACATAATAAGGtctgtatatgacaaacccacagctcaCATCACACTCAATGGGGAAAGGCTGAAAGttcttcctctaaaatcaggCACAAAACAAGGACAGCTACTCCAGTCACTTCTATTTAATACAGCATTccatgctcagtcgcgtctgactctctgtgacccccattgactgcagcccgccaaactgctctgtccaagggattttc
This window of the Capricornis sumatraensis isolate serow.1 chromosome 3, serow.2, whole genome shotgun sequence genome carries:
- the NSUN5 gene encoding 28S rRNA (cytosine-C(5))-methyltransferase isoform X1, with product MAVYSAAAAVLAGVESRQGSLKGLVYASNFKNVKQLYALVCETQRYSAVLDAVIANAGLLRAEKKLRPHLAKVLVYDLLLGRGFRGRGGRWKPLLERHQARLKAELARLKVRQGVSRNEDLLEVGSKRGSASQVPRFVRVNTLKTCAEDAIDYFKRQGFSYQGRASGLDDIRALKGKCFLLDPLLPELLVFPAQTDLHDHPLYQAGHLILQDKASCLPAMLLAPPPGSHVIDACAAPGNKTSHLAALLKNQGKIFAFDQDAKRLASMATLLARAGVSCCELAEQDFLTVSPSDQRYCQVQYILLDPSCSGSGMPSRQLEEPKAGMPSPERLRALAAFQQRALSHALRFPALRRLVYSTCSVCQEENEDVVCAALQQSLGAFRLAAVLPSWPHRGLGAFPGAEHCLRASPETTLTGGFFIAVLERVEVPSSVSQAEAAASELTPSPAPKGKKRRRKAAATPGT
- the NSUN5 gene encoding 28S rRNA (cytosine-C(5))-methyltransferase isoform X2; translated protein: MAVYSAAAAVLAGVESRQGSLKGLVYASNFKNVKQLYALVCETQRYSAVLDAVIANAGLLRAEKKLRPHLAKVRQGVSRNEDLLEVGSKRGSASQVPRFVRVNTLKTCAEDAIDYFKRQGFSYQGRASGLDDIRALKGKCFLLDPLLPELLVFPAQTDLHDHPLYQAGHLILQDKASCLPAMLLAPPPGSHVIDACAAPGNKTSHLAALLKNQGKIFAFDQDAKRLASMATLLARAGVSCCELAEQDFLTVSPSDQRYCQVQYILLDPSCSGSGMPSRQLEEPKAGMPSPERLRALAAFQQRALSHALRFPALRRLVYSTCSVCQEENEDVVCAALQQSLGAFRLAAVLPSWPHRGLGAFPGAEHCLRASPETTLTGGFFIAVLERVEVPR